In Candidatus Hydrogenedentota bacterium, the genomic stretch CCCATCGATCTTGGCGGCTTTCAGACCGGCATACACAAGATTGCCTATCAGCGCTTGTTGGAACACCTCGGCATTCAAGACGAACTGGTTATCCTCGACTCCGTTCAACAATTGGCCAAGCCGTGTGAGGCGGTGCTCC encodes the following:
- a CDS encoding methyltransferase produces the protein MTSRERVLAALNHEIPDRVPIDLGGFQTGIHKIAYQRLLEHLGIQDELVILDSVQQLAKPCEAVL